One Candidatus Margulisiibacteriota bacterium DNA window includes the following coding sequences:
- the pyrF gene encoding orotidine-5'-phosphate decarboxylase, which produces MNFLARLDGACEKNDSLLCVGLDIDLSKIPAEILKKEDPVFAFNKKIIDETKDHVCCYKPNIAFYEMCGIYGLQSLIKTIEYIPEEIPVILDAKRGDVGHTAGAYAKSLFDVFKADATTVNPYMGYDSVKPFMEYREKGIFVLCLTSNAGRTDFQENALEKEPLYRQVARRVKEWNIYGNCGLVAGATNPLELKEIRSLAGEMPLLIPGVGAQGGDLEHSVKYGITKNRNRAIINASRSIIYSDDPKKAAKELREEINRFRK; this is translated from the coding sequence ATGAACTTTCTAGCCAGACTTGACGGCGCCTGCGAAAAGAACGACAGCCTGCTCTGCGTGGGGCTGGACATAGACCTCTCCAAGATCCCCGCTGAGATCCTGAAAAAAGAAGACCCTGTTTTTGCCTTTAATAAAAAGATCATCGACGAAACAAAAGACCATGTCTGCTGTTATAAACCCAACATCGCTTTTTATGAAATGTGCGGCATCTACGGTCTCCAGTCCCTTATAAAGACAATAGAATACATCCCGGAAGAGATACCGGTGATCCTGGACGCAAAAAGGGGCGATGTCGGGCATACGGCCGGCGCTTATGCAAAAAGCCTGTTCGATGTTTTTAAGGCCGATGCAACCACGGTAAACCCTTACATGGGTTACGACTCGGTCAAACCGTTCATGGAATACAGGGAAAAAGGGATCTTTGTCCTCTGCCTTACATCCAACGCCGGCAGGACCGATTTCCAGGAAAATGCTTTGGAAAAAGAACCCCTGTACAGACAGGTGGCAAGGCGGGTAAAAGAGTGGAATATCTACGGCAACTGCGGGCTTGTAGCAGGCGCCACCAATCCGCTCGAATTGAAAGAGATCAGGTCCCTTGCCGGAGAAATGCCGCTTTTGATCCCCGGGGTTGGAGCCCAAGGCGGAGACCTTGAACACTCTGTAAAGTACGGGATCACAAAAAACAGGAACAGGGCAATAATAAATGCTTCGAGAAGCATTATCTATTCGGATGACCCCAAAAAAGCGGCAAAAGAACTGCGCGAGGAAATAAACCGCTTCAGGAAATAG